One Onychostoma macrolepis isolate SWU-2019 chromosome 15, ASM1243209v1, whole genome shotgun sequence DNA segment encodes these proteins:
- the rab34a gene encoding ras-related protein Rab-34a isoform X1 — MSVLPPVRKDRIIGQLPKCFSKGAALNTEDEFHSKVKTACQQQRTGTVGRFKISKVIVVGDLAVGKTCLINRFCKDVFDKNYKATIGVDFEMERFEVLGVPFSLQLWDTAGQERFKCIASTYYRGAQAVIIVFDLTDVASLEHTRQWLEDAMKENDPTSVLLFLIGTKKDLSSPAQYALIEQDAIKLADQMKAEYWAVSSLSGENVREFFFRVASLTFEANVLAELEKSGSRRIGEVVQINSNSNNLYATSKKKQTNCCQ, encoded by the exons ATGAGCGTACTGCCCCCTGTACGGAAAGACCGCATAATTGGCCAGCTTCCTAAG TGCTTCAGCAAAGGTGCTGCTTTGAACACAGAGGATGAATTTCACAGCAAGGTGAAGACGGCCTGTCAGCAGCAGAGGACAGGAACTGTGGG TAGGTTTAAGATCTCCAAGGTCATTGTAGTGGGTGATCTGGCGGTGGGGAAAACCTGTTTGATTAATAG attttgtaaAGATGTCTTTGACAAAAATTACAAGGCCACCATTGGTGTGGACTTTGAAATGGAGAGGTTTGAAGTTCTTGGGGTCCCTTTCAGTTTACAACT GTGGGACACTGCAGGACAGGAGAGATTTAAATGCATTGCCTCTACATACTACAGAGGAGCCCAGG CCGTAATCATTGTGTTTGATTTGACTGATGTGGCTTCACTGGAGCATACAAG GCAATGGCTGGAGGACGCAATGAAAGAGAATGATCCTACCAGTGTATTACTCTTCTTAATTGGCACAAAGAAAGATCTGAGT TCTCCTGCACAGTATGCACTAATTGAGCAGGACGCCATTAAACTGGCAGATCAGATGAAAGCAGAGTACTGGGCTGTGTCCTCCTTGTCTG GGGAGAATGTGAGAGAGTTTTTCTTCAGAGTGGCATCTTTAACATTTGAGGCCAATGTACTGGCAGAACTGGAGAAAAGTGGATCCAGACGTATTGGGGAAGTTGTTC AAATCAACAGCAACTCAAATAACCTGTATGCAACTTCCAAGAAGAAACAGACCAACTGTTGTCAGTAA
- the rab34a gene encoding ras-related protein Rab-34a isoform X2, whose translation MSVLPPVRKDRIIGQLPKCFSKGAALNTEDEFHSKVKTACQQQRTGTVGFKISKVIVVGDLAVGKTCLINRFCKDVFDKNYKATIGVDFEMERFEVLGVPFSLQLWDTAGQERFKCIASTYYRGAQAVIIVFDLTDVASLEHTRQWLEDAMKENDPTSVLLFLIGTKKDLSSPAQYALIEQDAIKLADQMKAEYWAVSSLSGENVREFFFRVASLTFEANVLAELEKSGSRRIGEVVQINSNSNNLYATSKKKQTNCCQ comes from the exons ATGAGCGTACTGCCCCCTGTACGGAAAGACCGCATAATTGGCCAGCTTCCTAAG TGCTTCAGCAAAGGTGCTGCTTTGAACACAGAGGATGAATTTCACAGCAAGGTGAAGACGGCCTGTCAGCAGCAGAGGACAGGAACTGTGGG GTTTAAGATCTCCAAGGTCATTGTAGTGGGTGATCTGGCGGTGGGGAAAACCTGTTTGATTAATAG attttgtaaAGATGTCTTTGACAAAAATTACAAGGCCACCATTGGTGTGGACTTTGAAATGGAGAGGTTTGAAGTTCTTGGGGTCCCTTTCAGTTTACAACT GTGGGACACTGCAGGACAGGAGAGATTTAAATGCATTGCCTCTACATACTACAGAGGAGCCCAGG CCGTAATCATTGTGTTTGATTTGACTGATGTGGCTTCACTGGAGCATACAAG GCAATGGCTGGAGGACGCAATGAAAGAGAATGATCCTACCAGTGTATTACTCTTCTTAATTGGCACAAAGAAAGATCTGAGT TCTCCTGCACAGTATGCACTAATTGAGCAGGACGCCATTAAACTGGCAGATCAGATGAAAGCAGAGTACTGGGCTGTGTCCTCCTTGTCTG GGGAGAATGTGAGAGAGTTTTTCTTCAGAGTGGCATCTTTAACATTTGAGGCCAATGTACTGGCAGAACTGGAGAAAAGTGGATCCAGACGTATTGGGGAAGTTGTTC AAATCAACAGCAACTCAAATAACCTGTATGCAACTTCCAAGAAGAAACAGACCAACTGTTGTCAGTAA
- the nek8 gene encoding serine/threonine-protein kinase Nek8 isoform X1: MEKYEKIKVVGRGAFGIVHLCRRRTDGALVILKEIPVEQMTRDERLAAQNECQVLKLLSHPNIIEYYENFLEDKALMIAMEYAPGGTLADYIQKRCNSLLDEDTILHFFVQILLALYHVHNKLILHRDLKTQNILLDKHQMIVKIGDFGISKILVSKSKAYTVVGTPCYISPELCEGKPYNQKSDIWALGCVLYELASLKRAFEAANLPALVLKIMSGTFAPISDRYSPELRQLILNMLNLDPSKRPQLNEIMAHPICIRPLLNLYTDIGNVKMRRIEKPFSAVQTGPHGRPGGRVTGTRTRGGLSSLTSTKMMHPLPLSSVYTWGSGISTPLRLPMLNTEVIQVSLGRTQKMGITKSGRLITWEAPSVGSSEPTLPGAVEQMQPQFISRFLEGQSGVTIKSVSCGDLFTTCLTDRGIIMTFGSGSNGCLGHGNFNDVTQPKIVEALLGYELVQVSCGASHVLAVTNDREVFSWGRGDNGRLGLAAQDCHNCPQQVSLPADFEAQRVLCGIDCSMIISTQNQILACGNNRFNKLGLDKVSSTEEPPSHCQVEEVHTFQPVQSAPLNVERIVYIDIGTAHSVAVTEKGQCFTFGSNQHGQLGCSSRRSSRVPYQVSGLQGITMAACGDAFTLAIGAEGEVYTWGKGARGRLGRKEEDSGKPRAVQLNENHPYTVTSVACCHGNTLLAVKPFFEEPVPK; encoded by the exons ATGGAGAAGTACGAGAAGATAAAAGTGGTTGGGAGAGGAGCATTCGG GATAGTGCACCTTTGTCGCAGACGCACTGATGGTGCGCTGGTGATCTTGAAGGAAATCCCAGTTGAGCAGATGACCCGTGATGAACGTCTCGCAGCCCAGAATGAATGCCAAGTCCTCAAGTTACTCAGCCACCCCAACATAATTGAATATTATGAAAACTTCCTTGAGGACAAGGCGCTAATGATCGCAATGGAATATGCTCCAG GTGGAACCCTGGCCGATTACATTCAGAAGCGCTGCAACTCCCTGTTAGATGAAGACACCATATTACACTTCTTTGTTCAGATCTTATTGGCCCTTTATCATGTGCACAATAAACTCATTCTACATCGGGACCTCAAAACCCAGAACATACTCCTAGACAAGCACCAGATGATAGTAAAAATAGGAGACTTCGGAATCTCAAAAATTCTTGTCAGCAAGAGCAAAGCGTATACT GTTGTGGGGACACCATGTTATATCTCTCCAGAACTGTGTGAAGGAAAGCCATACAACCAGAAGAGTGACATTTGGGCCCTAGGATGTGTGCTTTATGAGCTTGCTAGTCTCAAGAGAGCTTTTGAAGCAGCA AACTTGCCAGCTTTGGTGCTGAAGATCATGAGTGGCACATTTGCCCCCATTTCGGATCGTTACAGCCCAGAACTGAGACAACTCATTCTCAACATGCTGAATCTGGACCCATCCAAAAGACCCCAACTCAATGAGATAATGGCTCATCCCATCTGCATCAGGCCATTGCTCAATCTCTACACTGACATAGGCAACGTCAAAATGCGCAG AATAGAAAAGCCATTTTCTGCTGTACAAACAGGCCCTCATGGAAGACCTGGTGGGCGTGTAACCGGTACCAGAACCAGGG GAGGGCTGTCCAGTCTAACTTCAACAAAGATGATGCACCCATTGCCGTTATCATCCGTGTACACCTGGGGCAGTGGCATCTCCACTCCTCTGCGTCTACCCATGTTAAACACAGAGGTTATTCAAGTGTCCCTGGGCCGCACCCAGAAGATGGGCATCACCAAATCTGGGAGGCTCATCACATGGGAG GCCCCCTCGGTTGGATCCAGTGAGCCCACTCTGCCCGGCGCTGTTGAGCAGATGCAGCCCCAGTTTATCTCCCGCTTCCTGGAGGGACAGTCTGGTGTCACGATCAAATCGGTCTCATGTGGTGATCTCTTCACCACCTGTCTAACAG ACAGAGGTATAATCATGACGTTTGGAAGTGGAAGCAATGGTTGTCTTGGACATGGGAACTTCAACGATGTGACACAG CCCAAGATAGTGGAGGCTCTGCTGGGTTATGAGCTGGTTCAAGTGTCTTGTGGAGCATCCCATGTCCTGGCCGTGACCAATGATCGAGAGGTTTTCTCCTGGGGGCGAGGAGACAACG GCCGGCTGGGATTGGCCGCTCAAGACTGCCACAACTGCCCGCAGCAGGTGAGTTTGCCGGCTGATTTTGAAGCCCAGCGTGTGCTGTGTGGGATTGACTGCTCCATGATCATCAGCACGCAGAACCAGATTCTGGCCTGTGGGAACAACAG GTTTAACAAGCTGGGTTTGGATAAGGTCTCTAGCACAGAGGAGCCCCCGTCTCACTGTCAGGTGGAGGAGGTCCACACGTTCCAGCCCGTCCAGTCGGCTCCTCTCAATGTTGAGAGGATTGTGTATATAGACATCGGCACAGCACACTCTGTTGCGGTCACAG AGAAAGGTCAGTGTTTCACCTTTGGCAGTAACCAGCATGGGCAGCTTGGCTGCAGTTCCCGCCGAAGCAGTCGAGTGCCCTATCAAGTGTCAGGACTGCAGGGGATCACCATGGCTGCGTGTGGCGATGCCTTCACTCTGGCTATTGGAGCAG AGGGGGAAGTGTACACCTGGGGTAAAGGGGCACGTGGTCGGCTTGGACGGAAAGAAGAGGATTCTGGGAAACCAAGGGCAGTGCAGCTCAATGAGAACCACCCTTACACGGTCACGTCAGTGGCTTGTTGCCATGGAAACACACTGTTGGCTGTGAAAC CATTTTTTGAAGAGCCTGTTCCGAAGTGA
- the nek8 gene encoding serine/threonine-protein kinase Nek8 isoform X2 has product MEKYEKIKVVGRGAFGIVHLCRRRTDGALVILKEIPVEQMTRDERLAAQNECQVLKLLSHPNIIEYYENFLEDKALMIAMEYAPGGTLADYIQKRCNSLLDEDTILHFFVQILLALYHVHNKLILHRDLKTQNILLDKHQMIVKIGDFGISKILVSKSKAYTVVGTPCYISPELCEGKPYNQKSDIWALGCVLYELASLKRAFEAANLPALVLKIMSGTFAPISDRYSPELRQLILNMLNLDPSKRPQLNEIMAHPICIRPLLNLYTDIGNVKMRRIEKPFSAVQTGPHGRPGGRVTGTRTRGGLSSLTSTKMMHPLPLSSVYTWGSGISTPLRLPMLNTEVIQVSLGRTQKMGITKSGRLITWEAPSVGSSEPTLPGAVEQMQPQFISRFLEGQSGVTIKSVSCGDLFTTCLTDRGIIMTFGSGSNGCLGHGNFNDVTQPKIVEALLGYELVQVSCGASHVLAVTNDREVFSWGRGDNGRLGLAAQDCHNCPQQVSLPADFEAQRVLCGIDCSMIISTQNQILACGNNRFNKLGLDKVSSTEEPPSHCQVEEVHTFQPVQSAPLNVERIVYIDIGTAHSVAVTEKGQCFTFGSNQHGQLGCSSRRSSRVPYQVSGLQGITMAACGDAFTLAIGAGSDMQRNRSTKMLFSQMIFRIVSKCSAP; this is encoded by the exons ATGGAGAAGTACGAGAAGATAAAAGTGGTTGGGAGAGGAGCATTCGG GATAGTGCACCTTTGTCGCAGACGCACTGATGGTGCGCTGGTGATCTTGAAGGAAATCCCAGTTGAGCAGATGACCCGTGATGAACGTCTCGCAGCCCAGAATGAATGCCAAGTCCTCAAGTTACTCAGCCACCCCAACATAATTGAATATTATGAAAACTTCCTTGAGGACAAGGCGCTAATGATCGCAATGGAATATGCTCCAG GTGGAACCCTGGCCGATTACATTCAGAAGCGCTGCAACTCCCTGTTAGATGAAGACACCATATTACACTTCTTTGTTCAGATCTTATTGGCCCTTTATCATGTGCACAATAAACTCATTCTACATCGGGACCTCAAAACCCAGAACATACTCCTAGACAAGCACCAGATGATAGTAAAAATAGGAGACTTCGGAATCTCAAAAATTCTTGTCAGCAAGAGCAAAGCGTATACT GTTGTGGGGACACCATGTTATATCTCTCCAGAACTGTGTGAAGGAAAGCCATACAACCAGAAGAGTGACATTTGGGCCCTAGGATGTGTGCTTTATGAGCTTGCTAGTCTCAAGAGAGCTTTTGAAGCAGCA AACTTGCCAGCTTTGGTGCTGAAGATCATGAGTGGCACATTTGCCCCCATTTCGGATCGTTACAGCCCAGAACTGAGACAACTCATTCTCAACATGCTGAATCTGGACCCATCCAAAAGACCCCAACTCAATGAGATAATGGCTCATCCCATCTGCATCAGGCCATTGCTCAATCTCTACACTGACATAGGCAACGTCAAAATGCGCAG AATAGAAAAGCCATTTTCTGCTGTACAAACAGGCCCTCATGGAAGACCTGGTGGGCGTGTAACCGGTACCAGAACCAGGG GAGGGCTGTCCAGTCTAACTTCAACAAAGATGATGCACCCATTGCCGTTATCATCCGTGTACACCTGGGGCAGTGGCATCTCCACTCCTCTGCGTCTACCCATGTTAAACACAGAGGTTATTCAAGTGTCCCTGGGCCGCACCCAGAAGATGGGCATCACCAAATCTGGGAGGCTCATCACATGGGAG GCCCCCTCGGTTGGATCCAGTGAGCCCACTCTGCCCGGCGCTGTTGAGCAGATGCAGCCCCAGTTTATCTCCCGCTTCCTGGAGGGACAGTCTGGTGTCACGATCAAATCGGTCTCATGTGGTGATCTCTTCACCACCTGTCTAACAG ACAGAGGTATAATCATGACGTTTGGAAGTGGAAGCAATGGTTGTCTTGGACATGGGAACTTCAACGATGTGACACAG CCCAAGATAGTGGAGGCTCTGCTGGGTTATGAGCTGGTTCAAGTGTCTTGTGGAGCATCCCATGTCCTGGCCGTGACCAATGATCGAGAGGTTTTCTCCTGGGGGCGAGGAGACAACG GCCGGCTGGGATTGGCCGCTCAAGACTGCCACAACTGCCCGCAGCAGGTGAGTTTGCCGGCTGATTTTGAAGCCCAGCGTGTGCTGTGTGGGATTGACTGCTCCATGATCATCAGCACGCAGAACCAGATTCTGGCCTGTGGGAACAACAG GTTTAACAAGCTGGGTTTGGATAAGGTCTCTAGCACAGAGGAGCCCCCGTCTCACTGTCAGGTGGAGGAGGTCCACACGTTCCAGCCCGTCCAGTCGGCTCCTCTCAATGTTGAGAGGATTGTGTATATAGACATCGGCACAGCACACTCTGTTGCGGTCACAG AGAAAGGTCAGTGTTTCACCTTTGGCAGTAACCAGCATGGGCAGCTTGGCTGCAGTTCCCGCCGAAGCAGTCGAGTGCCCTATCAAGTGTCAGGACTGCAGGGGATCACCATGGCTGCGTGTGGCGATGCCTTCACTCTGGCTATTGGAGCAG GATCTGACATGCAAAGAAACAGAAGCACAAAGATGTTATTCAGCCAAATGatattcagaattgtgagtaaATGTTCTGCTCCTTGA
- the nek8 gene encoding serine/threonine-protein kinase Nek8 isoform X3 produces MTRDERLAAQNECQVLKLLSHPNIIEYYENFLEDKALMIAMEYAPGGTLADYIQKRCNSLLDEDTILHFFVQILLALYHVHNKLILHRDLKTQNILLDKHQMIVKIGDFGISKILVSKSKAYTVVGTPCYISPELCEGKPYNQKSDIWALGCVLYELASLKRAFEAANLPALVLKIMSGTFAPISDRYSPELRQLILNMLNLDPSKRPQLNEIMAHPICIRPLLNLYTDIGNVKMRRIEKPFSAVQTGPHGRPGGRVTGTRTRGGLSSLTSTKMMHPLPLSSVYTWGSGISTPLRLPMLNTEVIQVSLGRTQKMGITKSGRLITWEAPSVGSSEPTLPGAVEQMQPQFISRFLEGQSGVTIKSVSCGDLFTTCLTDRGIIMTFGSGSNGCLGHGNFNDVTQPKIVEALLGYELVQVSCGASHVLAVTNDREVFSWGRGDNGRLGLAAQDCHNCPQQVSLPADFEAQRVLCGIDCSMIISTQNQILACGNNRFNKLGLDKVSSTEEPPSHCQVEEVHTFQPVQSAPLNVERIVYIDIGTAHSVAVTEKGQCFTFGSNQHGQLGCSSRRSSRVPYQVSGLQGITMAACGDAFTLAIGAEGEVYTWGKGARGRLGRKEEDSGKPRAVQLNENHPYTVTSVACCHGNTLLAVKPFFEEPVPK; encoded by the exons ATGACCCGTGATGAACGTCTCGCAGCCCAGAATGAATGCCAAGTCCTCAAGTTACTCAGCCACCCCAACATAATTGAATATTATGAAAACTTCCTTGAGGACAAGGCGCTAATGATCGCAATGGAATATGCTCCAG GTGGAACCCTGGCCGATTACATTCAGAAGCGCTGCAACTCCCTGTTAGATGAAGACACCATATTACACTTCTTTGTTCAGATCTTATTGGCCCTTTATCATGTGCACAATAAACTCATTCTACATCGGGACCTCAAAACCCAGAACATACTCCTAGACAAGCACCAGATGATAGTAAAAATAGGAGACTTCGGAATCTCAAAAATTCTTGTCAGCAAGAGCAAAGCGTATACT GTTGTGGGGACACCATGTTATATCTCTCCAGAACTGTGTGAAGGAAAGCCATACAACCAGAAGAGTGACATTTGGGCCCTAGGATGTGTGCTTTATGAGCTTGCTAGTCTCAAGAGAGCTTTTGAAGCAGCA AACTTGCCAGCTTTGGTGCTGAAGATCATGAGTGGCACATTTGCCCCCATTTCGGATCGTTACAGCCCAGAACTGAGACAACTCATTCTCAACATGCTGAATCTGGACCCATCCAAAAGACCCCAACTCAATGAGATAATGGCTCATCCCATCTGCATCAGGCCATTGCTCAATCTCTACACTGACATAGGCAACGTCAAAATGCGCAG AATAGAAAAGCCATTTTCTGCTGTACAAACAGGCCCTCATGGAAGACCTGGTGGGCGTGTAACCGGTACCAGAACCAGGG GAGGGCTGTCCAGTCTAACTTCAACAAAGATGATGCACCCATTGCCGTTATCATCCGTGTACACCTGGGGCAGTGGCATCTCCACTCCTCTGCGTCTACCCATGTTAAACACAGAGGTTATTCAAGTGTCCCTGGGCCGCACCCAGAAGATGGGCATCACCAAATCTGGGAGGCTCATCACATGGGAG GCCCCCTCGGTTGGATCCAGTGAGCCCACTCTGCCCGGCGCTGTTGAGCAGATGCAGCCCCAGTTTATCTCCCGCTTCCTGGAGGGACAGTCTGGTGTCACGATCAAATCGGTCTCATGTGGTGATCTCTTCACCACCTGTCTAACAG ACAGAGGTATAATCATGACGTTTGGAAGTGGAAGCAATGGTTGTCTTGGACATGGGAACTTCAACGATGTGACACAG CCCAAGATAGTGGAGGCTCTGCTGGGTTATGAGCTGGTTCAAGTGTCTTGTGGAGCATCCCATGTCCTGGCCGTGACCAATGATCGAGAGGTTTTCTCCTGGGGGCGAGGAGACAACG GCCGGCTGGGATTGGCCGCTCAAGACTGCCACAACTGCCCGCAGCAGGTGAGTTTGCCGGCTGATTTTGAAGCCCAGCGTGTGCTGTGTGGGATTGACTGCTCCATGATCATCAGCACGCAGAACCAGATTCTGGCCTGTGGGAACAACAG GTTTAACAAGCTGGGTTTGGATAAGGTCTCTAGCACAGAGGAGCCCCCGTCTCACTGTCAGGTGGAGGAGGTCCACACGTTCCAGCCCGTCCAGTCGGCTCCTCTCAATGTTGAGAGGATTGTGTATATAGACATCGGCACAGCACACTCTGTTGCGGTCACAG AGAAAGGTCAGTGTTTCACCTTTGGCAGTAACCAGCATGGGCAGCTTGGCTGCAGTTCCCGCCGAAGCAGTCGAGTGCCCTATCAAGTGTCAGGACTGCAGGGGATCACCATGGCTGCGTGTGGCGATGCCTTCACTCTGGCTATTGGAGCAG AGGGGGAAGTGTACACCTGGGGTAAAGGGGCACGTGGTCGGCTTGGACGGAAAGAAGAGGATTCTGGGAAACCAAGGGCAGTGCAGCTCAATGAGAACCACCCTTACACGGTCACGTCAGTGGCTTGTTGCCATGGAAACACACTGTTGGCTGTGAAAC CATTTTTTGAAGAGCCTGTTCCGAAGTGA